The following proteins are encoded in a genomic region of Longimicrobium sp.:
- the fbp gene encoding class 1 fructose-bisphosphatase, whose product MTSKGVITIERHIIEAEREFPEATGAFSNILYDIAFAAKLIAREVRRAGLGDVLGMTGEVNVQGEEVRKLDEFANEVIFKALDHTGHLCGMASEEVEDFIPIPDRFPTGKYCVLYDPLDGSSNIDANVSVGTIFSIHRKVSDDPRGCVADCLQRGSRQVAAGYVVYGSSTMLVYTTGNGVHGFTLEPSIGEFLLSHPNIRIPVPGQRIYSVNEGNYGKWSPEQRRLVDHLKGVDGEIAKPFTSRYIGSLVADFHRNLLYGGLFMYPADAKSPNGKLRLLYEAAPLAMIAEGAGGKASNGRKRILDVEPTELHQRTPLFIGSAEYVDLADRFLARAPAEELEPAGV is encoded by the coding sequence GTGACCAGCAAGGGCGTCATCACCATCGAGCGCCACATCATCGAAGCCGAGCGCGAGTTCCCCGAGGCCACCGGCGCCTTCTCCAACATCCTGTACGACATCGCCTTCGCCGCCAAGCTGATCGCCCGCGAGGTGCGCCGCGCGGGGCTCGGCGACGTGCTGGGGATGACCGGCGAGGTGAACGTGCAGGGCGAGGAGGTGCGCAAGCTCGACGAGTTCGCCAACGAGGTGATCTTCAAGGCGCTCGACCACACCGGGCACCTGTGCGGGATGGCGTCGGAGGAGGTGGAGGACTTCATCCCCATCCCCGACCGCTTTCCCACCGGCAAGTACTGCGTGCTCTACGACCCGCTCGACGGCTCGTCGAACATCGACGCCAACGTGAGCGTGGGCACCATCTTCTCCATCCACCGCAAGGTGAGCGACGACCCGCGCGGGTGCGTGGCCGACTGCCTGCAGCGGGGCTCGCGGCAGGTGGCGGCCGGCTACGTGGTCTACGGCTCGTCGACCATGCTCGTCTACACCACCGGAAACGGGGTGCACGGCTTCACGCTGGAGCCCTCCATCGGCGAGTTCCTGCTGTCGCACCCCAACATCCGCATCCCGGTGCCGGGGCAGCGCATCTACAGCGTGAACGAGGGGAACTACGGCAAGTGGAGCCCGGAGCAGCGCAGGCTGGTGGACCACCTGAAGGGAGTGGACGGGGAGATCGCCAAGCCGTTCACCTCGCGCTACATCGGCTCGCTGGTGGCCGACTTCCACCGCAACCTGCTGTACGGCGGCCTCTTCATGTACCCGGCCGACGCCAAGAGCCCGAACGGGAAGCTGCGCCTCCTCTACGAGGCCGCCCCCCTGGCGATGATCGCCGAGGGCGCGGGCGGCAAGGCCAGCAACGGCCGCAAGCGCATCCTGGACGTGGAGCCCACCGAGCTGCACCAGCGCACGCCGCTCTTCATCGGCAGCGCCGAGTACGTGGACCTGGCCGACCGCTTCCTGGCCCGCGCCCCCGCCGAAGAGCTGGAGCCCGCCGGCGTCTGA
- a CDS encoding DNA internalization-related competence protein ComEC/Rec2, which produces MTHLRLPLVTAFLAFLAGLLCGLRVEGVAPGTAWLALPLLLAPLAHARLVGEKLKPRAVEALLLAALALAGAGHGAGGRLAAAEDCRATLADGTRLAVRGALGANFLPPADSAGRIPLLPLRLASAVTETGRVARCDVEVRVRLPRGTAALAAGTELRVAGEWRLMPSPVDPSAWPRSPAYTGYVLAKEAEAARPPDLARHPLLVMRGHTEAQLHRLFPRHGALADALLLGRRETLDRELADRFARSGLVHLLAISGTHVALVGAVFVLLGSVLRLSRVRTAWLTIALVALYLAVIGAPPSALRSGVMMALTLLTLVLQRPSAPLPIVAAAALLLLALDPLAALDVGFQLSFAGVLGILLLRGPLWERVPARLRKGKLARPLAESLVTSLAAFAATAPVVAHHFGTVAPVSILANLPAIPLSSLALVGIGAAAATEPVLPPLARLFADGAGVALDLLDRVVDLAVAVPGGHAAVARPRWWLWAAAALAALLALDLAARLRPRVRRALAAAAACAALLVFPLAADPGGGALEIAFLDVGQGDAIALRTPAGHWVLVDAGLADERFDAGEKRVLPYLRAHGAKRVEALVLTHPHSDHIGGAAAVMRGIPVGRLIEPGLPFGTPVYLQTLETAEARGVEWAAARWDRTLRVDGVELEFLWPAPDALDAPADANDISAVILLRYGGFAALLTGDAPAWVEERLAALHGERLRAQVLKAGHHGSATSSSDAFLAAVRPALAVISCGRRNEYGHPSPAVVARMRRRGVEVARTDEDGTVVVRVEAGGAWRRVDR; this is translated from the coding sequence ATGACCCACCTCCGGCTCCCCCTCGTCACCGCCTTCCTCGCGTTCCTGGCGGGACTCCTTTGCGGGCTTCGCGTGGAAGGGGTCGCCCCCGGCACCGCGTGGCTCGCCCTCCCGCTCCTCCTGGCACCCCTCGCCCACGCGCGGCTCGTCGGCGAGAAGCTGAAGCCGCGCGCCGTCGAGGCCCTCCTCCTCGCCGCCCTGGCGCTGGCCGGCGCCGGCCACGGCGCGGGCGGGCGGCTGGCGGCGGCCGAGGACTGCCGGGCGACGCTCGCGGACGGCACCCGGCTCGCCGTCCGCGGCGCGCTCGGGGCCAACTTCCTCCCCCCGGCCGACTCCGCGGGGCGCATCCCCCTCCTCCCGCTCCGCCTCGCGAGCGCGGTGACGGAGACAGGCCGCGTCGCCCGGTGCGACGTCGAGGTGCGCGTGCGGCTGCCGCGCGGGACGGCGGCGCTGGCGGCGGGGACCGAGCTGCGCGTCGCCGGCGAGTGGCGCCTGATGCCGTCTCCCGTCGACCCGTCCGCCTGGCCGCGCAGCCCCGCCTACACGGGCTACGTCCTCGCGAAGGAGGCGGAAGCCGCGCGCCCGCCGGACCTCGCGCGCCACCCGCTGCTGGTGATGCGCGGGCACACCGAGGCGCAGCTGCACCGCCTCTTCCCCCGCCACGGCGCGCTGGCCGACGCCCTCCTCCTGGGCCGGCGCGAGACGCTCGACCGCGAGCTGGCCGACCGCTTCGCCAGGTCCGGCCTGGTGCACCTGCTGGCGATCTCGGGCACCCACGTCGCCCTGGTGGGCGCCGTCTTCGTCCTCCTCGGCAGCGTCCTGCGCCTCTCTCGCGTCCGCACCGCGTGGCTCACCATCGCCCTGGTGGCGCTCTACCTGGCAGTGATCGGCGCGCCGCCCTCGGCGCTGCGCTCGGGGGTGATGATGGCGCTCACGCTGCTGACGCTCGTCCTGCAGCGCCCCTCCGCGCCCCTGCCGATCGTCGCCGCCGCCGCGCTCCTCCTCCTGGCGCTCGACCCGCTGGCCGCGCTCGACGTCGGCTTCCAGCTCTCCTTCGCCGGCGTGCTCGGCATCCTCCTCCTGCGCGGGCCGCTGTGGGAGCGCGTCCCCGCCCGGCTGCGGAAGGGGAAGCTCGCGCGCCCGCTCGCCGAGTCGCTGGTGACCAGCCTGGCCGCCTTCGCCGCCACCGCGCCCGTGGTCGCGCACCACTTCGGGACCGTGGCGCCCGTCTCCATCCTGGCCAACCTCCCGGCGATCCCCCTCTCCTCCCTGGCCCTGGTCGGCATCGGCGCGGCGGCGGCCACCGAGCCCGTCCTCCCGCCGCTCGCCCGGCTCTTCGCCGACGGGGCGGGCGTCGCGCTCGACCTCCTGGACCGCGTGGTCGACCTGGCCGTGGCCGTCCCCGGCGGGCACGCGGCGGTGGCGCGGCCGCGCTGGTGGCTGTGGGCCGCCGCCGCGCTCGCCGCGCTCCTGGCGCTGGACCTGGCCGCCCGGCTGCGCCCCCGCGTGCGCCGCGCGCTGGCCGCGGCCGCCGCCTGCGCCGCGCTCCTGGTCTTCCCCCTGGCGGCCGACCCGGGCGGCGGCGCGCTGGAGATCGCCTTCCTCGACGTGGGCCAGGGCGACGCCATCGCGCTGCGCACCCCCGCGGGGCACTGGGTGCTGGTGGACGCCGGCCTCGCCGACGAGCGCTTCGACGCGGGCGAGAAGCGCGTGCTCCCCTACCTGCGCGCCCACGGCGCGAAGCGCGTCGAGGCGCTGGTGCTCACGCATCCGCACTCCGACCACATCGGCGGCGCCGCCGCGGTGATGCGCGGGATCCCCGTCGGGAGGCTGATCGAGCCCGGGCTGCCGTTCGGGACGCCGGTCTACCTCCAGACCCTGGAGACTGCCGAGGCGCGCGGCGTGGAGTGGGCTGCCGCGAGGTGGGACCGGACCTTGCGGGTGGACGGCGTGGAACTTGAGTTTCTCTGGCCGGCACCGGACGCTCTTGACGCCCCCGCCGACGCGAACGACATTTCCGCCGTGATCCTGCTCCGCTACGGCGGCTTCGCCGCGCTGCTCACCGGCGACGCGCCCGCCTGGGTGGAAGAGCGCCTGGCCGCTCTACACGGCGAGCGGCTGCGCGCCCAGGTGCTCAAGGCCGGCCACCACGGCAGCGCCACCTCCAGCTCCGACGCCTTCCTGGCCGCCGTCCGCCCCGCCCTCGCCGTGATCTCGTGCGGCCGGCGCAACGAGTACGGCCACCCCTCGCCCGCGGTCGTCGCGCGGATGCGGCGGCGCGGGGTCGAAGTGGCGCGCACCGACGAGGACGGGACGGTGGTGGTGCGGGTGGAGGCCGGCGGCGCCTGGCGGAGGGTGGACCGGTGA
- a CDS encoding CAP domain-containing protein — MHARRTGALVLALAWHLAGCDTPKPGSQPEPRPTAPAVEPSARVARAVLGQANQARRQLGLAALKPDRVLDDVAREFSRELARRGEVTHLSTAPYRRTLADRLRAGGAVFGASAENLARSVEAEELLPAQVVVLWMRTPGARQPLATPEFAFAGTGAARAEDGAWYVVQIYAAPRGVDGVIGLPQP, encoded by the coding sequence GTGCACGCGCGCCGAACCGGCGCCCTCGTCCTCGCCCTCGCCTGGCACCTGGCCGGGTGCGACACGCCGAAGCCCGGCTCGCAGCCGGAGCCGCGGCCCACCGCCCCGGCCGTCGAGCCCTCGGCGCGGGTGGCGCGCGCGGTGCTGGGGCAGGCGAACCAGGCGCGCCGGCAGCTGGGCCTGGCCGCGCTCAAGCCCGACCGCGTGCTCGACGACGTCGCCCGGGAGTTCAGCCGCGAGCTGGCCCGCCGCGGCGAGGTCACGCACCTCTCCACCGCCCCCTACCGCCGCACCCTGGCCGACCGCCTGCGCGCCGGCGGGGCCGTCTTCGGCGCCTCGGCCGAGAACCTGGCCCGGAGCGTCGAGGCCGAAGAGCTCCTCCCCGCGCAGGTGGTGGTGCTGTGGATGCGCACCCCGGGCGCGCGCCAGCCGCTGGCCACCCCCGAGTTCGCCTTCGCCGGCACCGGCGCCGCGCGGGCCGAAGACGGCGCCTGGTACGTGGTCCAGATCTACGCCGCCCCCCGCGGAGTCGACGGCGTCATCGGCCTCCCCCAGCCGTAG
- a CDS encoding CAP domain-containing protein translates to MGRLARLRTLAALLPALLPAAGCAVAIAALTPAPPAAAGELGPVVGAVQEWANRVRRENGAPVLRRDEALEKVAAEYSRELAARGELAHESPTPGRATPAERLAAGGARFGRWAENLAWATEGRDNVGWRVVNGWMFSPGHRAHLLDPGFHYVGTGVAQGRDGSWYVVQLYAAQPLHQRRRASRGGLDASR, encoded by the coding sequence ATGGGACGCCTCGCCCGCCTCCGCACCCTGGCCGCCCTGCTGCCGGCCCTGCTCCCGGCCGCCGGCTGCGCCGTGGCGATCGCCGCGCTGACCCCCGCGCCGCCCGCGGCCGCGGGCGAGCTCGGCCCCGTCGTCGGCGCCGTGCAGGAGTGGGCCAACCGCGTGCGCCGCGAGAACGGCGCCCCCGTGCTGCGGCGCGACGAGGCCCTGGAGAAGGTCGCCGCCGAGTACAGCCGCGAGCTGGCCGCGCGCGGCGAGCTCGCGCACGAGTCGCCCACCCCCGGCCGCGCCACTCCCGCCGAGCGCCTGGCCGCCGGGGGCGCCCGCTTCGGCCGCTGGGCCGAGAACCTGGCCTGGGCCACCGAAGGGCGCGACAACGTGGGGTGGCGGGTGGTCAACGGCTGGATGTTCTCCCCCGGCCACCGCGCCCACCTGCTCGACCCCGGCTTCCACTACGTGGGCACCGGCGTGGCGCAGGGCCGCGACGGCAGCTGGTACGTGGTCCAGCTCTACGCCGCCCAGCCGCTGCACCAGCGCCGGCGCGCCTCGCGCGGCGGCCTGGACGCCTCGCGCTGA
- a CDS encoding LapA family protein — MTGAGRWLPLAAVTLLAGAFAYLNRGETVSLRLGLATFHQAPLTVVCFLAFLFGMLSMLALGLRHDLRHRRWLRERGLLADSPAAPAADRTAPGRRDQTIP; from the coding sequence ATGACGGGTGCCGGACGCTGGCTCCCGCTCGCGGCGGTCACGCTGCTGGCGGGAGCCTTCGCGTACCTGAACCGGGGCGAGACGGTCTCCCTCCGGCTTGGCCTCGCCACCTTCCACCAGGCGCCGCTCACCGTCGTCTGCTTCCTGGCCTTCCTCTTCGGCATGCTCTCCATGCTGGCGCTGGGGCTCAGGCACGACCTGCGGCACCGCCGCTGGCTGCGCGAGCGCGGCCTCCTCGCCGACTCCCCGGCCGCCCCCGCCGCCGATCGCACCGCCCCCGGCCGCCGGGACCAGACCATTCCCTGA
- the miaB gene encoding tRNA (N6-isopentenyl adenosine(37)-C2)-methylthiotransferase MiaB, which yields MKKAYIETYGCQMNISDSELMAGILAEQGYVATDTPDDADVILVNTCAIRDHAEQRVIGRVGQLQQVRRERPDVVIGVTGCMAQRMGETLLSKSGGVDLVMGPDAYRQLPAKLAELRPAAAPKTHRALPTIGAGPKGLTVLGFDPFENYEGVAAKRTSAVSAWVPIQRGCNYRCTYCIVPYVRGGEKNRDPQAILAEVRALAEDGVPEVTLLGQTVNSYEHGDWDFPRLLREVARVDGIRRVRFTSPHPNDFTRALVEVMAGEPAVCKQLHLPVQSGHDRTLKRMLRRYTVAEYLEKLAWVREAIPQVALSTDVIVAFPGETEEEYQATLELMRTVRYDDAFMYRYSEREGTPATRLPRDQFVPEPVGQARLERLIELQRKVQLEINRAEVGRVEEVLVEKEGRRGGVQGRTGSNKVVNFDGPASLVGTFATVRLTATTGATFTGERVDVGVPAGMAA from the coding sequence ATGAAGAAAGCCTACATCGAGACGTACGGGTGCCAGATGAACATCAGCGATTCGGAGCTGATGGCCGGCATCCTGGCGGAGCAGGGGTACGTCGCCACCGACACCCCCGACGACGCCGACGTCATCCTGGTGAACACCTGCGCCATCCGCGACCACGCGGAGCAGCGCGTGATCGGCCGCGTCGGCCAGCTCCAGCAGGTGCGCCGCGAGCGCCCCGACGTGGTGATCGGCGTCACCGGGTGCATGGCGCAGCGCATGGGCGAGACGCTGCTGTCGAAGTCCGGCGGCGTGGACCTGGTGATGGGCCCCGACGCCTACCGCCAGCTCCCCGCGAAGCTCGCCGAGCTGCGCCCCGCCGCCGCCCCGAAGACGCATCGCGCCCTGCCCACCATCGGCGCGGGGCCGAAGGGGCTCACGGTGCTGGGCTTCGACCCGTTCGAGAACTACGAGGGCGTCGCCGCGAAGCGCACCTCCGCCGTCAGCGCCTGGGTGCCGATCCAGCGCGGGTGCAACTACCGCTGCACCTACTGCATCGTCCCCTACGTGCGCGGCGGCGAGAAGAACCGCGACCCGCAGGCGATCCTGGCCGAGGTGCGCGCCCTGGCCGAAGACGGCGTCCCCGAGGTCACCCTGCTGGGGCAGACCGTCAACAGCTACGAGCACGGCGACTGGGACTTCCCCCGCCTGCTGCGCGAGGTGGCGCGCGTGGACGGCATCCGCCGCGTGCGCTTCACCTCGCCGCACCCCAACGACTTCACCCGCGCGCTGGTGGAGGTGATGGCCGGCGAGCCCGCCGTCTGCAAGCAGCTCCACCTCCCGGTGCAGAGCGGGCACGACCGCACGCTCAAGCGGATGCTGCGCCGCTACACCGTCGCCGAGTACCTGGAGAAGCTCGCCTGGGTGCGCGAGGCGATCCCGCAGGTCGCCCTCTCCACCGACGTGATCGTGGCCTTCCCCGGCGAGACCGAGGAAGAGTACCAGGCCACGCTCGAGCTGATGCGCACCGTGCGCTACGACGACGCGTTCATGTACCGCTACAGCGAGCGCGAGGGCACCCCGGCCACCCGCCTGCCGCGCGACCAGTTCGTCCCCGAGCCGGTGGGCCAGGCGCGCCTGGAGCGGCTGATCGAGCTGCAGCGCAAGGTCCAGCTCGAGATCAACCGCGCCGAGGTGGGCCGCGTGGAAGAGGTGCTGGTGGAGAAGGAGGGGCGCCGCGGCGGCGTGCAGGGGCGCACCGGGTCCAACAAGGTGGTCAACTTCGACGGCCCCGCCTCGCTCGTCGGCACCTTCGCCACCGTGCGGCTCACGGCCACCACCGGCGCCACCTTCACGGGCGAGCGCGTGGACGTGGGCGTCCCGGCCGGGATGGCGGCATGA
- a CDS encoding PIN domain-containing protein, translated as MKLLVDINVVLDVVLKRHPWMADAARVLTEIDTGAATGYVAGHTLTTAHYVMAKAQGSQAATIAIADLLRFLEVVAVEKTDFLQAIALGLSDFEDAVQAACALKVGVDYIVTRNEKDFAGLPIPARSSGEILALL; from the coding sequence GTGAAGCTCCTCGTCGACATCAACGTTGTTCTGGACGTGGTGCTGAAGCGCCATCCATGGATGGCAGACGCCGCCAGGGTGCTGACCGAGATCGACACGGGGGCCGCAACCGGCTACGTCGCCGGCCACACGCTTACGACCGCGCATTATGTCATGGCGAAGGCGCAAGGATCACAAGCTGCGACCATCGCCATTGCTGACTTGTTGCGCTTCCTCGAAGTCGTCGCGGTCGAGAAAACGGATTTCCTTCAGGCCATTGCGCTGGGTTTGAGCGATTTTGAGGACGCGGTCCAGGCTGCTTGCGCGCTCAAGGTGGGGGTAGACTACATCGTTACGCGAAACGAGAAGGACTTCGCTGGACTTCCGATTCCCGCCCGCTCCTCCGGCGAGATCCTCGCGCTGCTCTGA
- a CDS encoding DUF6364 family protein — protein sequence MAKSTLNLSIDDAAIERARRYSERHDTSISRLVSDFLARLPLEEDEQELALSPTVRRLYGIAEGGPDEDDYHRYLLEKYG from the coding sequence ATGGCCAAGAGCACGCTGAACCTTTCTATTGACGACGCGGCGATCGAGCGCGCCCGGCGCTACAGTGAGCGCCACGACACCAGTATTTCCCGGCTCGTCAGCGACTTTCTCGCACGACTGCCGTTGGAAGAGGACGAGCAGGAACTCGCGCTTTCACCCACGGTCCGCAGGTTGTACGGGATCGCCGAAGGCGGTCCTGACGAGGACGACTATCATCGTTACCTCCTGGAGAAGTACGGGTGA
- the glyA gene encoding serine hydroxymethyltransferase has protein sequence MEALKQADPDIHRLLVEEAERQEHQLEMIASENFVSQAVLQAMGSVLTNKYAEGYPGKRYYGGCEVVDEVERLAQQRLLQLFGAEHVNVQPHSGAQANMAAYFALMEPGDTILGMNLSEGGHLTHGSPVNFSGRLFRVVAYGVRQDDHRIDYGRLRDQALEVRPKVIVAGASAYPRQIDFETFAEIARESGARLVVDMAHIAGLVATGHHPNPVPHADIVTSTTHKTLRGPRGGLILCTEEHAKAVDKQIFPGIQGGPLMHVIASKAVAFGEALRPEFGDYSARVIANAQALAEGLLERGFKLVSGGTDNHLLLVDLRSKGVTGKIAEKALDRAGITVNKNTVPGETESPFVTSGIRIGTPALTTRGLGTDEMRAIAVLIDRVVSKPDDEGVADQVRGEVREICARFPLYGEWARA, from the coding sequence ATGGAAGCGCTGAAGCAGGCCGATCCCGACATCCACCGGCTGCTGGTGGAGGAAGCCGAGCGGCAGGAGCACCAGCTGGAGATGATCGCCTCCGAGAACTTCGTCTCGCAGGCGGTGCTGCAGGCCATGGGCTCGGTGCTCACCAACAAGTACGCCGAAGGCTACCCCGGCAAGCGCTACTACGGCGGCTGCGAGGTGGTCGACGAGGTCGAGCGGCTGGCCCAGCAGCGGCTCCTGCAGCTCTTCGGCGCCGAGCACGTCAACGTGCAGCCGCACTCCGGCGCGCAGGCCAACATGGCCGCCTACTTCGCGCTGATGGAGCCGGGCGACACCATCCTGGGGATGAACCTCTCCGAGGGCGGCCACCTCACGCACGGCTCCCCCGTCAACTTCAGCGGCCGCCTCTTCCGCGTGGTCGCCTACGGCGTGCGCCAGGACGACCACCGCATCGACTACGGGCGCTTGCGCGACCAGGCGCTCGAGGTGCGGCCGAAGGTGATCGTGGCCGGCGCCAGCGCCTACCCGCGGCAGATCGACTTCGAGACGTTCGCCGAGATCGCGCGCGAGAGCGGGGCCAGGCTGGTGGTCGACATGGCCCACATCGCGGGCCTGGTCGCCACGGGGCACCACCCCAACCCCGTCCCCCACGCCGACATCGTCACCTCCACCACCCACAAGACGCTGCGCGGCCCCCGCGGCGGGCTGATCCTCTGCACCGAAGAGCACGCCAAGGCGGTGGACAAGCAGATCTTCCCCGGCATCCAGGGCGGCCCGCTGATGCACGTGATCGCCTCGAAGGCGGTGGCGTTCGGCGAGGCGCTCAGGCCCGAGTTCGGCGACTACTCGGCGCGGGTGATCGCCAATGCGCAGGCGCTGGCCGAGGGGCTCCTGGAGCGCGGCTTCAAGCTGGTCTCCGGCGGCACCGACAACCACCTGCTCCTGGTGGACCTGCGCAGCAAGGGCGTGACGGGGAAGATCGCCGAGAAGGCGCTGGACCGCGCCGGCATCACCGTCAACAAGAACACGGTCCCCGGCGAGACCGAGTCGCCCTTCGTCACCAGCGGCATCCGCATCGGCACCCCCGCGCTCACCACGCGCGGGCTGGGGACGGACGAGATGCGCGCCATCGCCGTCCTCATCGACCGCGTCGTCTCGAAGCCCGACGACGAGGGCGTGGCGGACCAAGTGCGCGGCGAGGTGCGGGAGATCTGCGCGCGCTTCCCGCTCTACGGCGAGTGGGCGAGAGCTTGA